In the Candidatus Saccharimonas aalborgensis genome, one interval contains:
- a CDS encoding DUF11 domain-containing protein: MNKVISFVRRAPTRVVALATLVVASLIVPASLHAWGPSRATFTMQNPATYVTFNSITDNPNLGDERNFTSVREVGSTGDWQDAVTVQPGKEYEVRVYVHNNAASNLGLVANDVKAKVNVPTTTGNSVRVMAYVNSSNATPTEVYDQADFNSTQTFNLAYIAGSAKYYNNVFGKYGVGSGVSLPDSLVTSTGATLGYDKLDGHIPGCMQYAGVVVFHVKPQFAGTQNFTMSKLVSKHGANTWVENYTAQPGETVDYLLQYQNTGTLQQDNVTFRDTLPAHMTYVAGSTIYGNSQHPSGTPASDNVTGAGINVGSYAAGANAWAIFSAKVDAESALACGVNSLHNVASVTPQGVGVKSDGADVTVTRTCVQPKPIEVCRLADKQIVTIDEKDFDSAKYSKNLDDCKSPVTIKVCDLTTNQVVTINEKDFNSTKYSKNLDDCAPIKVCELSSSTVITIAAHQFDSTMHSKNLDDCVKMQVCRLDDKQIVTIKKSEFDSKKYSENLDNCREIKVCRLADKQVVTIVKSQFDSKKYSMNLDDCKETPKPVMIDVCRLSDKKIVSIDEKDFTTSKYSKTLDDCKEVPQPPKELPHTGVVDGIASVVGLGSLVAAGGYYLASRRVLR, from the coding sequence ATGAACAAAGTTATTTCGTTTGTACGCCGAGCTCCTACGCGTGTTGTCGCTCTGGCGACACTAGTTGTGGCAAGCCTCATTGTGCCTGCTTCGCTCCACGCGTGGGGTCCGTCTCGTGCAACATTTACGATGCAAAATCCTGCGACCTATGTGACATTCAACTCTATTACCGACAATCCAAATCTCGGTGATGAGCGTAATTTCACGAGTGTTCGCGAGGTCGGTTCGACTGGTGACTGGCAAGATGCCGTCACTGTCCAACCTGGCAAAGAGTATGAGGTTCGCGTCTATGTACACAATAATGCCGCAAGCAACCTCGGACTTGTCGCTAACGATGTAAAAGCAAAGGTAAACGTGCCAACAACGACCGGTAACTCAGTTCGTGTGATGGCATATGTAAACTCAAGTAACGCTACCCCTACAGAGGTATATGATCAGGCTGATTTCAACAGCACCCAGACATTTAACCTCGCCTACATTGCGGGCAGCGCCAAATATTACAACAACGTGTTTGGTAAGTACGGTGTCGGTAGCGGCGTCAGCTTGCCTGACAGTCTTGTCACCAGTACTGGTGCAACACTTGGTTACGACAAACTTGATGGACACATCCCTGGCTGTATGCAATACGCCGGCGTTGTTGTCTTTCATGTCAAACCACAGTTTGCCGGTACGCAAAACTTCACGATGAGCAAGCTCGTCAGCAAGCATGGTGCCAATACCTGGGTTGAGAACTATACTGCTCAGCCTGGCGAAACCGTTGATTATCTGCTCCAGTACCAAAACACTGGTACGCTGCAGCAAGACAATGTCACCTTTCGTGACACGTTGCCTGCACACATGACCTACGTTGCCGGTAGCACCATCTATGGTAATTCGCAGCACCCAAGTGGTACCCCCGCAAGTGACAATGTCACTGGCGCTGGTATCAATGTTGGTTCGTATGCCGCTGGTGCCAACGCATGGGCTATCTTTAGCGCCAAGGTTGATGCCGAAAGTGCGCTTGCCTGCGGCGTAAACTCACTGCACAACGTTGCTTCTGTCACCCCTCAGGGTGTTGGTGTGAAGTCTGACGGTGCAGATGTGACGGTAACACGTACTTGCGTGCAGCCAAAACCAATCGAAGTCTGTCGTTTGGCCGATAAGCAAATCGTCACTATCGACGAAAAAGATTTTGACAGTGCGAAGTACTCGAAGAATCTTGATGATTGTAAATCGCCCGTTACGATCAAGGTCTGTGACCTGACAACAAATCAGGTAGTAACAATCAACGAAAAAGACTTCAACTCTACCAAATATTCAAAGAATCTTGATGATTGTGCACCCATAAAGGTGTGTGAACTATCAAGCAGTACAGTAATCACCATTGCTGCGCATCAATTTGATAGCACAATGCATTCAAAGAATCTTGATGATTGTGTCAAGATGCAAGTATGCCGCCTCGATGACAAGCAAATTGTCACGATCAAAAAGAGTGAATTTGATAGCAAGAAGTATTCGGAGAACCTCGACAACTGTCGCGAAATCAAGGTATGTCGACTTGCCGATAAGCAAGTTGTGACTATCGTGAAGAGCCAGTTTGACAGCAAGAAGTATTCGATGAATCTCGATGATTGTAAAGAAACTCCAAAACCAGTCATGATCGACGTTTGCCGCTTAAGCGACAAAAAGATCGTATCGATTGATGAGAAAGACTTTACGACCAGCAAGTACTCGAAAACACTTGATGACTGCAAGGAAGTACCTCAGCCTCCGAAAGAGCTTCCACACACCGGTGTCGTTGATGGCATCGCTTCAGTAGTTGGCCTTGGCTCACTTGTAGCTGCAGGTGGATACTACCTAGCAAGCCGACGCGTACTGCGCTAA
- a CDS encoding sensor histidine kinase has translation MDAVVMGIMLVSVIVTFAATVVVFVSRPLTATHIYLSVFLLSIGVWALAAGVAQPAFPSEVNLVLGRLAFVAAICLSYALYRFACAIAAHQYPHLTRLLLGSSVILSVLSMTPLVLSQIVSTEPAIVFQRQPLYYLVISLICAQLVAGLTILYAHYREVGTSRAKKRAFIIFCGSLLGVVVGVMSNVVLANLLPSWQSSRWAWIATTIWTVTLAYTVIRRGFLGIRLALIRSAAYIVAILTVTALYYLIAAGVSSVVGVAIRLTGFELVANVALIILISLLFGPLRRFFDRVTDRIFYRDRYDSQAILDRVSALCVEQSDLTTLTTAVLQTLESALHPEYLAVVFDSERIDTIAIGKSPRTLPALRDLKRGHLGSGGGQVLQLETPSQHIGCLLLGERLNSSRYLREDMRMLAVVTDELSIAVQNIFRLEEIRSFARTLETEVSDATKELRASNKKLLEMDATKDEFVSMASHQLRTPLTSIKGYLSMVLEGDAGEISPVQRKLLMEAFVSSERMVHLIGDFLNVSRLQTGKFMVERRECNLAKIVEQEVDGIKKIAASHSIVIAYRKPARFPILYLDEGKMRQVIMNFIDNAIYYSPEGSTIAIRLKVEAGAAVLTVKDSGMGVPKSEQKHLFTKFFRAENARKQRPDGTGIGLFLAKKVVDAHGGALVFESLPGKGSTFGFSLPIKKLSSAPPTEMSRQPKDHPSN, from the coding sequence ATGGATGCAGTGGTGATGGGCATAATGCTCGTGAGTGTTATCGTGACCTTTGCGGCGACTGTCGTAGTGTTTGTCAGCAGACCCCTCACGGCTACACATATCTACCTTTCGGTTTTTCTCCTTTCGATAGGCGTGTGGGCACTGGCGGCTGGTGTCGCGCAACCTGCCTTTCCATCGGAAGTGAATCTTGTCTTAGGGCGGCTCGCATTTGTCGCAGCTATTTGTCTGTCGTATGCGTTATACCGGTTTGCCTGTGCGATTGCAGCTCACCAGTATCCTCACCTCACAAGGCTTTTACTTGGCTCATCGGTTATCCTCAGTGTTCTGAGTATGACACCGCTTGTTTTATCGCAAATTGTATCAACTGAACCAGCTATTGTTTTTCAACGCCAGCCTCTCTACTACCTCGTCATCTCCTTGATTTGCGCCCAACTTGTTGCAGGACTCACTATCCTGTATGCGCATTATCGTGAGGTCGGCACATCGCGTGCCAAAAAAAGAGCATTCATTATCTTTTGTGGCTCACTTCTTGGCGTCGTGGTAGGAGTGATGAGCAACGTAGTACTCGCTAATCTCTTACCATCCTGGCAATCATCACGATGGGCCTGGATTGCGACGACAATTTGGACCGTCACCCTCGCTTACACAGTTATTCGCAGGGGGTTCCTTGGTATACGACTAGCTCTCATACGGAGTGCCGCATACATCGTAGCTATTCTGACTGTTACGGCACTGTATTACTTGATTGCGGCGGGTGTTTCGTCTGTGGTTGGCGTTGCCATCCGTCTCACTGGTTTTGAGCTTGTTGCCAATGTTGCATTGATTATCCTTATTTCTCTGTTATTTGGTCCATTGCGTCGGTTTTTTGATCGTGTGACAGACAGAATATTTTATCGAGATCGATACGACTCTCAGGCGATACTCGATCGAGTGAGTGCGCTGTGCGTGGAACAGTCCGACCTGACTACGTTAACAACTGCCGTCCTTCAGACGCTTGAGTCGGCGCTTCATCCTGAGTATTTAGCGGTTGTCTTTGATAGTGAGCGTATCGATACTATTGCGATCGGTAAGTCACCCCGCACATTGCCAGCGCTGAGGGACCTCAAGCGCGGTCATCTCGGCAGCGGTGGGGGGCAGGTATTGCAGCTCGAAACCCCGTCGCAACATATCGGTTGTTTGCTTCTAGGAGAGAGGCTCAATAGTAGCCGCTATTTGCGTGAAGATATGCGCATGCTCGCAGTGGTAACTGATGAATTATCCATCGCTGTTCAAAATATTTTCCGTCTCGAGGAAATTCGTTCATTTGCTCGTACACTTGAGACTGAAGTCAGCGATGCGACAAAAGAGCTACGCGCATCAAACAAAAAGCTTCTCGAGATGGATGCGACCAAGGATGAGTTTGTTAGTATGGCAAGTCACCAATTACGAACGCCGCTGACGAGCATAAAGGGATATCTCAGTATGGTATTGGAGGGGGACGCGGGAGAGATTTCACCAGTCCAACGAAAACTACTCATGGAGGCATTTGTGAGTAGTGAGCGCATGGTACATCTTATCGGCGACTTTCTCAATGTGTCGCGGCTACAAACGGGTAAGTTCATGGTTGAGCGCAGGGAATGCAATCTCGCGAAGATCGTTGAGCAGGAGGTGGACGGCATCAAAAAGATAGCTGCTTCACATTCGATAGTAATTGCCTACCGCAAACCCGCACGTTTTCCCATACTGTATCTCGATGAAGGAAAAATGCGGCAAGTTATCATGAACTTTATCGACAATGCTATCTATTATTCTCCCGAGGGATCGACGATTGCGATTCGGCTCAAAGTTGAGGCTGGAGCAGCAGTTCTCACTGTCAAAGATAGTGGCATGGGAGTACCAAAATCCGAGCAAAAGCATCTGTTTACTAAGTTTTTCCGGGCCGAAAACGCCCGCAAGCAACGCCCCGATGGCACGGGTATCGGACTGTTTCTCGCCAAGAAAGTGGTTGACGCTCATGGGGGGGCACTGGTGTTTGAGTCTCTGCCCGGTAAGGGAAGCACCTTTGGATTTAGCCTACCCATCAAGAAACTGAGTAGCGCACCACCTACAGAAATGAGTCGCCAACCCAAAGACCACCCATCAAATTGA
- a CDS encoding response regulator transcription factor, whose translation MTKIAIIEDDQVINQMYRMKFEAAGFEVSTAGDGETGVALVKKVTPDIILLDLQMPHMNGAEALTAIRGNAASSKTPVIILTNLGEEEAPKNLRSLGIHSYIVKAELTPSQVVERVKDALAASA comes from the coding sequence ATGACAAAGATTGCCATTATCGAGGACGATCAAGTTATCAACCAGATGTACCGAATGAAGTTTGAGGCGGCAGGATTTGAAGTGTCAACTGCGGGCGACGGTGAAACTGGTGTTGCGCTCGTCAAAAAGGTGACACCTGATATCATTTTGCTTGATCTCCAAATGCCTCATATGAACGGCGCGGAGGCCCTCACAGCCATACGCGGTAATGCTGCTAGTAGCAAAACCCCGGTGATTATCCTCACCAACCTTGGCGAAGAAGAAGCTCCAAAAAACCTACGCTCACTGGGCATCCATAGCTATATCGTCAAGGCAGAGCTCACACCAAGTCAGGTTGTCGAGCGAGTCAAAGACGCGCTCGCTGCTTCTGCCTAA
- a CDS encoding bifunctional 5,10-methylenetetrahydrofolate dehydrogenase/5,10-methenyltetrahydrofolate cyclohydrolase, which produces MAKELSGIELAGYIKERQAKQVRMLRQAYGVIPRLVIIKSVMAGEVINTYVRMKMRYAADILIEVTVVECSQEEMIQAIRDANNDPLVHGIVVQLPIDRPEQTDEIVSLIDPHKDVDGLGPKAEFVSATAEAIDWLLAGYNIELSDKHIALIGHGKLVGRPLDMLWRSRGYDVTVINSDSLDQKKLLRRSNVVVAATGVPRILTTDMVSAGTIIIDAGTASESGVIVGDVDPELRNRTDIDITPEKGGVGPLTIVLMFDHVIRVALAQVAARGD; this is translated from the coding sequence GTGGCAAAAGAATTGAGCGGGATAGAGCTAGCCGGATATATTAAGGAGCGGCAAGCGAAACAGGTCAGGATGCTACGTCAAGCGTATGGCGTGATACCTCGTTTGGTAATCATAAAAAGTGTGATGGCGGGGGAGGTCATCAACACCTATGTACGAATGAAGATGCGCTATGCGGCTGATATTCTGATTGAAGTGACTGTGGTTGAGTGCTCGCAAGAGGAAATGATACAGGCAATTCGCGACGCAAATAACGATCCGCTGGTACACGGCATTGTGGTGCAGCTACCGATAGATCGACCGGAACAGACAGACGAGATTGTCTCACTAATTGATCCCCATAAAGATGTCGACGGCTTGGGCCCGAAGGCTGAGTTTGTCAGTGCGACAGCCGAGGCGATTGATTGGTTGCTCGCTGGCTACAACATCGAATTGTCAGATAAGCATATCGCACTCATAGGACATGGCAAGCTTGTCGGTCGTCCACTGGACATGCTGTGGCGGTCCAGAGGCTATGATGTTACTGTTATCAATTCAGATTCACTTGATCAAAAAAAGCTACTACGCAGGAGTAATGTCGTCGTAGCGGCGACAGGAGTGCCTAGAATCCTGACGACTGATATGGTATCGGCAGGCACAATCATCATCGATGCAGGCACGGCGAGCGAGAGTGGTGTGATCGTCGGCGATGTAGACCCCGAACTACGCAATCGGACCGATATCGATATCACTCCCGAAAAGGGTGGCGTTGGTCCACTCACGATCGTCCTCATGTTTGATCATGTGATCCGAGTTGCCCTCGCACAAGTAGCAGCTCGTGGGGATTAG
- the murB gene encoding UDP-N-acetylmuramate dehydrogenase — MEIHTNIPLKNFVTMRLGGNARFMTDVRSIDEIIAIIDRAAAQNLPFYILGGGSNTIVHDEGFDGIVIRNRIMGQEILSETPSEVSIRVGAGEQWDEFVKKTVDMRLTGIEALSGIPGTVGAAPVQNIGAYGQEVAETIVSLDAYDTQSKTLVSLSNDDCRFSYRNSIFRDTEMVRYIITFVTFRLYKSAPQPPFYEAVQRYLDEHTITIYTPQVIRDAVLAIRTDKLPDPKLKPNNGSFFKNAIIEDWQLTDLRETYPDIPTYNMPDGRYKVPTGWLIEQAGFKGKLLHGIRVHDKNALVLINESATSFADLASARDEIAGKIRDTFRILIEQEPLEI; from the coding sequence ATGGAAATCCACACCAACATTCCGCTCAAAAATTTTGTCACCATGAGACTGGGCGGCAATGCACGTTTTATGACCGACGTGCGGTCAATTGACGAGATTATTGCCATTATCGATAGGGCAGCCGCCCAAAATTTGCCATTTTACATTCTCGGTGGCGGGAGCAATACAATTGTGCATGATGAGGGCTTCGATGGCATCGTCATTCGAAACCGTATCATGGGTCAAGAAATACTCTCGGAGACACCATCTGAGGTCTCTATCAGGGTCGGTGCGGGCGAACAATGGGACGAGTTTGTCAAAAAAACCGTCGACATGCGCCTGACTGGTATTGAAGCTTTGTCGGGTATTCCCGGGACGGTTGGCGCCGCACCGGTGCAAAATATTGGGGCCTACGGCCAAGAGGTCGCCGAGACGATCGTGTCGCTTGATGCCTACGATACGCAATCAAAAACACTCGTCTCGCTCTCAAACGATGATTGCCGTTTTTCGTACCGCAACAGCATCTTTCGCGATACCGAAATGGTTCGCTACATCATCACATTTGTCACTTTCCGTCTCTATAAGAGCGCTCCGCAACCTCCCTTTTATGAGGCTGTTCAACGCTACCTTGATGAACACACCATCACTATCTATACTCCCCAGGTCATTAGAGACGCCGTGCTCGCCATTCGAACGGATAAATTACCTGATCCGAAGCTAAAACCAAATAACGGTTCATTTTTCAAAAATGCTATCATCGAAGACTGGCAGCTCACCGACTTGCGTGAAACGTACCCCGATATCCCTACCTATAATATGCCCGACGGTCGTTACAAGGTGCCGACGGGGTGGCTTATCGAACAGGCCGGCTTTAAAGGAAAATTACTCCACGGTATTCGCGTCCACGACAAAAACGCACTTGTTCTCATCAACGAATCCGCGACGAGTTTTGCGGACCTCGCCAGCGCACGCGACGAAATTGCCGGAAAAATTCGTGATACCTTTCGTATTCTTATCGAGCAAGAACCTCTCGAAATCTAG
- a CDS encoding type II secretion system protein, translated as MAERRGFTIVELVIVMVIMAILLTLTISGVTSGQVSARDSERKADAENIARGLERYYNEVAKPSVGRTGRYPDRATAVTDIVANNALPDVPSTSFVFSFNPSVTTFQVDPDATGTTPAEDTADLSRIDTMTTINYITYVPITWSTANSRWEICGSDEECTRFNLYYRTEKDGVLQKIVSKHQ; from the coding sequence ATGGCAGAGCGCCGTGGCTTTACTATTGTGGAATTGGTGATCGTGATGGTTATCATGGCGATCTTATTGACCTTAACTATCAGCGGTGTTACAAGCGGTCAAGTCTCTGCACGTGATTCTGAGCGCAAGGCCGACGCCGAAAATATCGCCCGGGGCCTTGAGCGATATTACAACGAAGTTGCTAAACCCTCTGTTGGGCGTACGGGTCGATATCCTGATCGCGCGACAGCGGTCACCGATATTGTGGCAAATAATGCACTTCCTGATGTACCGAGTACCTCATTCGTTTTCTCTTTTAACCCCTCTGTCACTACCTTTCAAGTAGATCCAGACGCAACCGGTACAACGCCCGCAGAGGACACAGCCGATCTCAGTCGAATCGACACCATGACGACGATTAATTACATTACCTACGTCCCCATTACCTGGTCAACGGCAAACAGTCGCTGGGAAATCTGCGGTTCAGACGAAGAATGTACACGTTTCAATCTCTACTATAGAACCGAAAAAGATGGCGTGCTTCAAAAGATCGTGAGTAAACATCAATGA
- a CDS encoding type IV pilus modification PilV family protein: protein MTKKNTGGFTAIEALITLMVASVFLFAFYQLYSVVINDAGASRNRAKASNAAYEQVRKAGYQTSRPCVAVASSNVSIPSDLSLPAPATMTSAIDCPYGASGVSRITVTVTYGSPQETIKHVVFKNS, encoded by the coding sequence ATGACAAAAAAAAATACTGGGGGCTTTACTGCCATTGAGGCACTTATCACGCTCATGGTTGCTTCTGTATTTCTATTTGCGTTTTATCAACTATACTCAGTCGTTATCAACGATGCGGGAGCTTCTCGCAACCGAGCAAAGGCGAGCAATGCGGCCTATGAGCAGGTACGAAAAGCTGGTTATCAGACCTCTCGACCTTGTGTCGCCGTGGCATCATCAAATGTTAGCATCCCCTCCGACCTTTCACTCCCCGCACCAGCGACAATGACCTCGGCAATTGACTGTCCTTACGGAGCGAGTGGTGTATCGCGTATCACCGTCACAGTAACTTATGGAAGCCCCCAGGAGACAATTAAACATGTCGTATTCAAAAACAGCTAG
- a CDS encoding PulJ/GspJ family protein, producing the protein MSYSKTASQPGFTLVEMLVVAPIVILVVGGIVALLIALVGDVLIARERNSMAYNTQDALNLIEQDVRLSSNIQATTGTLPSPQGSDSNVSGTAAFQSNSALILTLYATNLSPTDPNRLIITLNTPSACGSPNATANTPFTYTVVYFVYNNSLWRRVIVPDYNTNSSNTICNSPPWQKNSCQPGYSAARCSVADSKITENVSSITLSYYNGSSTTANSTATSGTTTATRVTINSSKTVAGQSISHSVVMRALRINN; encoded by the coding sequence ATGTCGTATTCAAAAACAGCTAGCCAGCCTGGCTTCACGCTCGTTGAAATGCTCGTTGTTGCTCCGATTGTTATTTTGGTAGTAGGGGGAATTGTCGCACTCCTTATAGCTTTGGTTGGTGATGTATTGATAGCCCGTGAGCGAAACAGTATGGCTTACAATACCCAAGACGCACTCAACCTCATTGAGCAAGATGTTAGATTATCTTCAAATATTCAAGCAACCACCGGCACACTCCCTAGTCCACAAGGCTCCGATAGCAACGTAAGTGGCACGGCAGCGTTTCAGAGCAATTCCGCGCTGATACTTACCCTCTATGCAACAAATCTCAGCCCCACAGATCCAAATCGCCTTATTATAACCCTCAATACACCCTCGGCTTGCGGATCACCCAATGCAACTGCCAATACGCCCTTTACTTACACGGTAGTGTATTTTGTGTACAACAACTCTCTCTGGCGTCGTGTTATTGTGCCAGATTACAATACGAATAGTAGCAATACCATCTGCAACTCACCACCGTGGCAAAAAAACTCATGTCAGCCAGGCTATTCAGCCGCTCGATGTAGCGTAGCCGATTCTAAGATTACTGAAAATGTCAGCTCGATCACATTAAGCTACTACAACGGATCAAGCACTACCGCTAATAGCACCGCTACCTCTGGTACTACTACAGCAACTCGCGTTACAATCAACTCATCCAAGACAGTGGCGGGACAATCAATTAGTCATAGCGTTGTTATGCGGGCGCTACGTATTAATAATTAA
- a CDS encoding prepilin-type N-terminal cleavage/methylation domain-containing protein, with protein MTQNINTKNRGFTIVELLIVIVIIAILAAITIVAYNGIQTRAKASAVQATVNTVIKKAESANAVANSYPQNAAGFTAQKDSDMTGSGVTFVTAAPTSTTNSPTSVVYTPCTGTAGTGAVITYWDYNANATATKSIGQPTAAGTCAAGTAFAQVW; from the coding sequence ATGACTCAAAACATCAACACTAAGAATCGTGGTTTCACCATCGTCGAGCTTTTGATCGTGATCGTGATTATTGCTATTTTAGCGGCTATTACGATTGTTGCTTACAACGGTATTCAGACTCGAGCAAAAGCTAGCGCCGTACAGGCAACTGTAAATACTGTCATCAAAAAGGCTGAATCAGCAAACGCTGTAGCAAATTCCTACCCACAAAATGCTGCGGGCTTCACAGCACAAAAAGACTCAGACATGACTGGATCTGGAGTAACTTTTGTGACTGCTGCTCCAACTTCCACTACAAATAGCCCAACATCTGTTGTTTATACACCGTGTACGGGTACTGCTGGTACTGGTGCCGTAATCACTTACTGGGACTATAACGCAAATGCAACTGCTACTAAATCAATAGGCCAGCCGACTGCAGCGGGTACTTGTGCAGCCGGTACTGCCTTTGCTCAGGTCTGGTAA
- a CDS encoding type IV pilin protein, protein MIMKKSSGFTIVELLIVIVVIAILATITIVVYGSVQNRARSSAGQSQVNHLAKKVESFNTVNNTYPTYCQLITNSLSPTGAGSGVGVGTCAAGGSSAGLESKIDTPNSMSSTDVTSTTAANGSVVTYKRCTTNGAKVRYWDYAATTPALVDKNLGNVTTCP, encoded by the coding sequence ATGATCATGAAAAAAAGCTCGGGGTTCACTATCGTCGAGCTTCTTATAGTAATAGTCGTGATTGCTATACTAGCTACAATTACTATAGTTGTCTATGGTAGCGTACAGAACCGAGCAAGATCATCTGCTGGACAATCCCAAGTAAACCATCTTGCAAAAAAGGTAGAATCATTTAACACCGTTAATAATACCTACCCGACCTACTGTCAACTTATCACGAATAGCTTATCGCCTACAGGAGCAGGCTCGGGAGTTGGCGTAGGTACCTGTGCTGCTGGTGGGTCCTCGGCTGGCCTTGAGTCAAAGATTGACACTCCTAATAGTATGAGTTCGACAGACGTCACCTCAACTACCGCAGCAAACGGTAGTGTTGTTACCTACAAGCGCTGTACAACCAATGGCGCAAAGGTTCGTTACTGGGACTATGCAGCTACTACGCCAGCACTTGTAGACAAGAATCTCGGTAATGTTACTACTTGTCCGTAG
- a CDS encoding GDSL-type esterase/lipase family protein — MEGIANATQLQASAYSTYTPGRIQQINFVHSVKPAVLTVSIGGNDAGFAPALTTCILESIQLSAVTATADCHLATVEGKAATAKDISNLYPRLKAMYRQLQTASPSTKIYAIGYPTFIDDQADSCGSELIVGSMTRDDRVAINQFVMYLNAVIKSAAHDANITYIDVSNAIGASRLCGDGTAVNGVNAIIIKGIMTEYMKDKVHADENIKKYGEILGTLHNTADFSFLSKYESERMGQQLAPFFVSPTTALTNRLQEILHPNAKGHQLMYDQMVAGLGSDLLYSSSCNTIVICPGGPDMGVPRAGDYITGVADLPDVVYGRIGQGLGVTHVAASGQTVNDSLQQDQPGSIVLSAETYNELVPDSVSAPVVSIHSLPYELGRMTKQPNGDYRLEIDHLSPSLAAGWHTIHLNGMLTSGRVYNLYHEVFVEGPEGDYDDDGILDAQDTCAFATPSGRDVNRNSIDDSCDLSVFATLPRNDEPSNNVVPMKQYHGTEWAIESDQDSSTTASGVISRNLPISHVAGVRDGGDSRIGITPDSTSREGIWRLLILLFGLSVLVYVGKRLSATDK, encoded by the coding sequence TTGGAGGGAATAGCAAATGCTACGCAGCTTCAAGCGTCGGCGTACAGCACATATACACCAGGAAGGATTCAGCAGATTAACTTTGTTCATAGTGTTAAACCTGCAGTACTAACGGTGTCGATCGGTGGAAACGATGCGGGTTTTGCTCCGGCACTCACGACATGCATTCTAGAGAGTATCCAGTTATCAGCCGTGACTGCTACGGCGGATTGCCATCTAGCAACAGTCGAGGGAAAAGCTGCAACGGCAAAAGATATATCCAACCTCTATCCGCGTCTAAAGGCGATGTATCGTCAATTGCAAACTGCTTCACCAAGTACAAAGATATACGCTATCGGCTATCCGACCTTTATAGATGATCAAGCCGATAGTTGTGGGAGTGAACTCATTGTTGGATCGATGACGCGTGATGACCGAGTCGCAATAAATCAGTTCGTCATGTATTTGAATGCCGTGATCAAGAGTGCTGCGCATGATGCAAACATCACCTATATTGATGTATCTAATGCGATAGGGGCAAGCAGGTTATGTGGAGATGGGACTGCGGTCAATGGAGTGAATGCAATCATCATCAAAGGAATCATGACCGAATATATGAAGGATAAAGTACACGCAGATGAGAATATAAAGAAGTATGGTGAGATATTGGGTACATTACACAATACCGCCGACTTTAGTTTTTTGAGCAAGTACGAGTCAGAACGAATGGGCCAACAACTTGCGCCGTTTTTTGTTAGCCCAACAACTGCGCTGACAAACCGCCTCCAGGAAATCCTCCATCCAAATGCGAAGGGGCACCAACTCATGTACGATCAGATGGTTGCAGGACTTGGCAGTGACCTACTCTATAGCTCCTCGTGTAATACGATAGTTATTTGCCCAGGTGGGCCAGATATGGGCGTGCCACGAGCAGGTGATTATATAACGGGCGTCGCCGACCTACCAGATGTTGTGTACGGACGAATAGGACAGGGCTTGGGTGTTACGCACGTGGCGGCCAGTGGTCAGACAGTAAACGACAGCTTGCAGCAAGATCAGCCAGGAAGCATTGTCTTGTCCGCTGAAACATACAATGAACTTGTCCCCGACTCGGTATCTGCGCCGGTAGTTAGTATCCACTCCCTGCCGTACGAGCTAGGCAGGATGACAAAACAACCTAATGGAGATTATCGGCTTGAAATTGACCACCTATCTCCCTCACTAGCTGCTGGTTGGCATACGATTCATCTCAACGGAATGCTTACCAGTGGAAGAGTTTACAATCTGTATCATGAGGTATTTGTCGAAGGTCCCGAGGGTGATTATGATGACGATGGTATCTTGGACGCCCAGGATACATGCGCGTTTGCAACACCTAGCGGTCGGGATGTAAACCGAAATAGTATCGATGACTCATGTGATCTATCGGTTTTTGCAACCTTGCCACGGAATGACGAGCCGAGCAATAATGTTGTTCCAATGAAGCAATATCATGGGACTGAATGGGCTATCGAGAGCGATCAAGACAGTAGTACAACTGCTAGCGGTGTTATATCGAGAAACCTACCGATATCTCATGTTGCTGGTGTCCGGGATGGCGGGGACAGCCGTATAGGTATCACGCCGGACTCAACGAGTCGGGAAGGAATTTGGAGACTTCTTATATTGTTATTTGGCTTATCGGTACTCGTATATGTCGGTAAACGACTATCTGCTACGGACAAGTAG